The following proteins are encoded in a genomic region of Phaeodactylum tricornutum CCAP 1055/1 chromosome 1, whole genome shotgun sequence:
- a CDS encoding predicted protein has translation MRLHTAKTVLGLHAKSSTALIRPNSINAIGIIPCRHFTLLSPVRTSETRPQCFFAQQSAAYASQTRPAFQASPFDPKSGKKATKRRGQIIPRKAAVQLTDKARQFFRLLLEKPPRPNVVGIMLNYDQSATGEPRMVFSFDFVTGDQIDAQDEGVSLEILEDGSPKTPAETLNDGLPKLYVSHNAFLKVLGATLDVDVEAIKPILYDREGNVMDPNA, from the coding sequence ATGAGATTGCACACCGCAAAGACGGTCCTTGGATTGCATGCAAAATCTTCGACAGCCCTGATACGTCCAAATAGTATCAATGCAATCGGCATCATCCCGTGTCGCCATTTCACTTTATTATCCCCCGTACGAACTTCCGAAACGAGGCCACAATGCTTCTTTGCGCAGCAAAGTGCCGCATACGCCTCGCAAACAAGACCCGCTTTTCAGGCTTCTCCCTTTGATCCCAAATCGGGTAAGAAGGCGACGAAAAGACGAGGGCAGATAATTCCTCGAAAAGCGGCGGTGCAACTGACAGACAAAGCCCGTCAGTTCTTTCGCCTCTTGCTGGAAAAGCCTCCCCGACCGAATGTGGTCGGTATCATGCTAAACTACGATCAATCTGCTACCGGCGAACCCCGGATGGTGTtttcttttgatttcgtcaccgGTGATCAGATCGATGCACAAGACGAAGGGGTTTCgttggaaattttggaagacggTAGCCCGAAAACACCAGCCGAAACCCTTAATGATGGTTTACCGAAGCTATACGTGAGCCACAATGCTTTTTTGAAAGTTTTGGGCGCCACGTTGGACGTTGACGTCGAGGCGATAAAACCAATACTGTACGATCGAGAAGGGAATGTGATGGATCCGAACGCATAG
- a CDS encoding predicted protein, giving the protein MKLSWFSVTIPESSRQSLQRRLSLNSANHGIAGLVINYRERNLVNKTPGRNSHLPLQSRHVFYSNHRSFSSLSKEAATSAVDAPVSARWWTVPPANAVHLSIGSVYVYSMWTPGMTHSLGVVSASAMDWSHAQVLPVFSASAIMLGLTTGLLGEWVEKVGPRKAGVVGSVFWSAALVTTAAGVHFHSIEMVYAGWGLMGGIGWGLMYLAPVTTVMKWFPDRRGLATGIALSAFGAGAAIAPIIIQPLIDSFAVMPDYIGPLSELSDSLTTDQYVTLITLKDGTQVVAEQSLIGTPGTPVVVATDLEVSKLPSIITGPGAYVLGTGDTGVAKAMGSLGLFYGALGILGSRFMSLPHPDWTPTKSSEVSKSTYSSKSSSSDTEAEKNEAVNSNNIGLPMDYVTKSTRQFPLLWLSVFGNATGGLALLTSSKLMLTDIWTGVAPDIVTASFATAYVSALGIGMSVGRFGWSALSDYLGRRNTYVVFGLGIPVITLAPSLTHAAVHMDSSGSVLPLLGAFCGGSILAITFYGGIFSVLPAYIADLFGQKHAGALHGKLLTAWACSAVAGPMGLAYLRGQSAQAATQELIQQVEDPTSFQQAFGCSLEDPMALQTLIDAKTITIARLMELVPPGTIDPTPFLYDSSCYAAASLMGISLLSNLLIKPLDIPCTLKELEMQGINTK; this is encoded by the coding sequence ATGAAGCTTTCATGGTTCTCGGTGACTATCCCAGAGTCGTCAAGGCAATCACTTCAGCGCCGTCTATCGTTAAATTCCGCAAACCACGGCATTGCCGGCTTAGTGATTAACTACCGTGAACGAAACCTTGTCAACAAAACCCCCGGCAGAAACAGCCACCTACCGCTCCAGTCGCGACATGTGTTTTACTCAAATCACCGTTCCTTCTCATCTCTTTCCAAAGAAGCTGCGACGAGCGCAGTAGATGCTCCCGTTTCCGCGCGCTGGTGGACGGTTCCACCAGCTAATGCTGTCCACCTTTCCATTGGTTCCGTCTACGTCTACAGCATGTGGACGCCAGGAATGACGCATTCGCTGGGAGTCGTCTCGGCCTCTGCCATGGATTGGTCCCACGCGCAAGTACTACCCGTATTCTCGGCGTCCGCAATCATGCTGGGCTTGACCACCGGGTTATTGGGCGAGTGGGTGGAAAAAGTGGGGCCACGGAAAGCGGGTGTTGTCGGctcggtgttttggtccgCCGCACTCGTCACGACGGCCGCGGGCGTACATTTCCATTCTATTGAAATGGTGTATGCGGGATGGGGTTTGATGGGAGGAATTGGTTGGGGACTTATGTATTTGGCACCCGTCACGACCGTGATGAAATGGTTTCCCGACCGGCGTGGATTGGCTACCGGAATTGCTCTCAGTGCGTTTGGAGCCGGGGCGGCAATTGCACCGATCATAATCCAGCCATTGATTGACAGCTTTGCGGTTATGCCAGACTACATTGGCCCACTTTCGGAGCTCTCGGACAGTCTTACTACCGATCAATATGTCACATTGATTACGCTAAAAGATGGAACCCAAGTCGTGGCGGAACAGTCGCTCATAGGCACACCAGGCACTCCCGTAGTTGTGGCCACCGATTTGGAAGTTTCCAAGCTTCCCAGCATCATCACCGGTCCCGGGGCGTATGTGCTCGGAACGGGTGATACCGGTGTCGCCAAGGCTATGGGAAGTTTGGGCTTATTTTATGGAGCACTGGGAATACTCGGTAGTCGTTTCATGTCACTACCCCATCCAGACTGGACGCCAACAAAGTCGAGTGAGGTCAGCAAGAGTACCTACTCAAGTaaatcttcttcttccgataCAGAAGCAGAGAAGAATGAAGCAGTCAATAGCAACAATATTGGTCTACCCATGGATTATGTTACGAAATCAACTCGACAATTTCCGCTTTTGTGGCTATCGGTTTTTGGCAACGCGACCGGTGGTTTAGCTTTGCTGACATCCAGCAAGCTAATGTTGACCGATATCTGGACCGGTGTGGCTCCCGATATTGTTACGGCTTCCTTCGCGACAGCATATGTATCCGCTCTGGGTATTGGGATGTCGGTTGGTCGTTTCGGTTGGAGTGCCTTATCGGACTACCTCGGTCGACGGAACACGTATGTTGTATTTGGACTTGGTATTCCTGTGATTACCCTGGCTCCATCTTTGACACATGCTGCGGTTCACATGGATAGCTCTGGATCCGTACTCCCACTCCTCGGTGCATTCTGTGGTGGTTCTATCCTCGCAATTACTTTCTATGGAGGCATATTTTCAGTATTGCCAGCCTACATTGCCGATTTATTTGGTCAAAAGCACGCCGGAGCCTTGCACGGAAAGCTTTTGACAGCGTGGGCGTGCAGTGCGGTGGCAGGCCCTATGGGCCTTGCCTACTTACGCGGTCAATCAGCCCAAGCCGCCACGCAAGAGCTGATTCAGCAAGTTGAAGACCCGACGTCGTTTCAGCAGGCTTTTGGTTGCAGTTTGGAGGATCCCATGGCATTGCAAACTTTGATTGATGCCAAAACAATTACGATTGCGCGCTTGATGGAACTAGTACCACCCGGGACCATCGACCCGACACCATTCTTGTACGACTCGAGTTGTTACGCAGCCGCCTCCCTCATGGGTATAAGTTTGCTCTCCAATCTTTTGATCAAGCCGTTGGATATTCCATGCACGCTTAAGGAATTGGAAATGCAGGGCATCAATACGAAGTAA
- the CPN60_1 gene encoding mitochondria-targeted chaperonin (groEL homolog) encodes MLSSSISRAASRSLTGRTNLTSVRGFAKQIKFGVEGRAAMLRGVDTLADAVQVTLGPKGRNAIIAQPYGPPKITKDGVTVAKSIDFEDKFEDMGAQLIKSVASKTNDIAGDGTTTATVLARAIYSEGCKAVAAGLNPLDLRRGIQLAVNSVVKTLGEISRPISSKAEVSQVGTISANADREIGDLIADAMERVGKEGVITVQDGKTLENVLDVVEGMKFERGFISPYFITDAKTQTCELENPMILLVEKKVSNLQQLVPLLESVIKSQSSLLIVAEDVESEALATLVVNKLRAGIKVCAVKAPGFGDNRKATMQDLAILTGGTVISEEMGMKLEETQPHHLGRCKKVTVTKNETVVLDGAGEQASIQERCELIRNGIDTTKSDYEREKLQERLAKLSGGVAVIQVGGASEVEVQEKKDRVVDALNATRAAVEEGIVPGGGKALLYCSTKLDEVAEKEAINMDQKIGVEIIKRALKAPLATIVSNAGEEGAVVCGELIKPDVAVTWGFDASIGEYRDLVEAGIIDPTKVTRTGIVDAASVAGLLTTSESMIADKPDDGPSMPPGGGMGGMGGMGGMGGMM; translated from the exons ATGTTGTCGTCCTCCATCTCTAGAGCTGCTTCTCGTTCGCTGACTGGCCGAACGAACTTGACTTCGGTTCGAGGATTTGCCAAACAAATCAAATTTGGCGTCGAAGGTCGCGCTGCCATGCTTCGTGGCGTGGACACGTTGGCGGATGCCGTCCAG GTGACGCTTGGCCCCAAGGGTCGTAACGCCATTATTGCTCAGCCTTACGGCCCTCCCAAGATCACCAAAGATGGTGTCACGGTCGCGAAATCCATTGATTTTGAAGACAAGTTTGAAGATATGGGTGCGCAGTTGATCAAGTCGGTTGCTTCCAAGACGAACGATATCGCTGGAGACGGCACGACTACGGCTACAGTCCTCGCCCGGGCGATCTATTCCGAGGGCTGCAAGGCTGTGGCGGCTGGACTCAACCCGTTGGATCTTCGACGAGGAATCCAACTTGCCGTGAACTCGGTAGTAAAGACGTTGGGAGAAATTAGTCGCCCTATCTCGTCCAAGGCGGAAGTCTCACAGGTCGGAACGATCTCGGCAAACGCGGACCGTGAAATCGGTGATTTGATTGCCGATGCCATGGAACGTGTTGGTAAAGAAGGCGTCATTACTGTTCAAGACGGAAAGACTTTGGAGAACGTACTGGATGTGGTCGAGGGTATGAAGTTCGAACGAGGATTCATAAGTCCTTACTTTATTACGGACGCGAAAACTCAGACGTGCGAGCTTGAAAATCCAATGATCCTGCTCGTAGAAAAGAAAGTCAGTAATCTTCAACAGCTTGTGCCCCTTTTGGAATCTGTGATTAAGAGCCAAAGCTCCTTGTTGATTGTTGCCGAAGATGTTGAAAGTGAGGCCCTTGCCACTTTGGTGGTAAACAAGCTTCGTGCCGGCATTAAGGTGTGTGCCGTAAAGGCTCCTGGATTTGGCGACAACCGCAAGGCCACGATGCAGGATCTGGCCATTTTGACCGGAGGAACCGTTATTTCGGAAGAAATGGGTATGAAGTTGGAAGAAACGCAGCCGCACCACTTGGGACGATGCAAAAAGGTGACCGTCACCAAGAACGAGACTGTTGTGTTGGATGGAGCTGGCGAGCAAGCTTCAATCCAGGAACGATGCGAGTTGATCCGTAACGGAATTGATACTACCAAGTCGGACTACGAACGTGAAAAGCTGCAAGAACGTCTCGCGAAGTTGTCAGGAGGAGTCGCCGTGATTCAGGTCGGAGGTGCTTCGGAAGTCGAAGTTCAGGAAAAGAAAGACCGTGTCGTTGACGCCTTGAACGCAACTCGGGCTGCTGTCGAAGAAGGTATTGTACCGGGAGGTGGGAAAGCCTTGCTTTACTGCTCAACGAAATTGGACGAAGTtgctgaaaaagaagcgatCAACATGGACCAAAAGATTGGTGTTGAAATCATCAAGCGAGCCCTCAAGGCCCCGCTCGCTACTATCGTTTCCAACGCCGGAGAAGAAGGTGCCGTCGTCTGCGGCGAACTTATTAAGCCTGATGTTGCAGTGACATGGGGATTTGATGCTTCCATAGGGGAGTACCGTGATTTAGTCGAAGCCGGTATCATTGATCCAACTAAGGTGACCCGTACTGGCATCGTTGATGCTGCATCCGTTGCTGGCTTGCTCACAACATCGGAATCCATGATTGCGGACAAGCCGGATGATGGCCCATCCATGCCTCCGGGCGGCGGTATGGGAGGAATGGGCGGCATGGGTGGCATGGGCGGCATGATGTAG